Proteins from a single region of Sphaerochaeta globosa str. Buddy:
- a CDS encoding ATP-binding protein: protein MLIYGYQSQGFTGNLIPIVLAQNTAELTILGPSLAKQREIRILLKTILPSLPKVTIQLPNSVTTQEILAPLSLALLAYERHLLTLDCPAVLCYGEIGLGGVLKPSPSLRDIPLRCTDQAIGLVLVGRQTLLPSRSGNFELCECETIQDAGSQLCKYCLQHQGEKASSEENTTGAESLSDPFSNIIGLKRAKQALLYAVAGNLPILFYGPPGSGKSLLLSRIASLLPALTSESQQELSAMQAQRIDKPPVFEIHPGTKEADLMKGVVPAICKAHGGSLIVDELSHQKPNILTLLASVMDSRTFSGYPVNTLVACATNACSCANLGSVQGVCHCSEMQIDKFWARLGYPLLDRFAIALCLHSENLLVSEVNAPTFDYERIREVRKLQKQRSEQEIRRLLPLYTKISCNTQLSFRRSLLCCKLARTIADYEGKILVTQAIMQEAEQLYLLPKDRHYH from the coding sequence ATGCTTATCTATGGATACCAAAGCCAGGGCTTTACGGGCAACCTTATACCCATCGTCCTGGCGCAAAACACTGCCGAACTTACGATTCTTGGCCCCTCGCTGGCAAAACAGCGAGAAATAAGAATACTGCTGAAAACAATACTACCCTCCTTGCCCAAGGTGACCATACAGCTGCCTAATTCAGTAACCACGCAAGAAATCCTTGCACCGCTGAGTCTCGCCCTACTTGCTTATGAGAGACACCTTCTTACCTTGGATTGCCCAGCAGTACTTTGCTATGGTGAAATCGGCCTTGGTGGAGTACTGAAGCCAAGCCCTTCACTGAGGGACATCCCCCTACGTTGCACAGACCAGGCAATTGGCTTGGTTCTGGTAGGCAGGCAGACCCTGCTCCCATCCAGATCGGGAAATTTTGAACTCTGTGAGTGTGAAACCATACAGGATGCAGGATCTCAACTTTGCAAATACTGCCTCCAACATCAGGGAGAAAAAGCCTCTAGCGAGGAGAATACGACAGGCGCTGAGTCCTTAAGCGATCCGTTTTCCAACATCATTGGATTGAAAAGGGCAAAACAAGCACTGCTTTACGCAGTGGCAGGAAACCTGCCGATACTATTCTATGGGCCGCCTGGTTCCGGAAAAAGCCTACTATTAAGCCGAATCGCGTCATTGCTGCCTGCGCTGACCTCAGAATCCCAACAGGAACTATCTGCCATGCAAGCGCAGAGAATCGACAAACCGCCGGTATTTGAGATACACCCCGGAACCAAGGAAGCCGATCTTATGAAGGGGGTTGTACCAGCAATTTGCAAAGCCCATGGAGGCTCTCTTATTGTCGACGAACTTTCCCATCAAAAGCCCAACATACTTACCCTGCTTGCCTCCGTGATGGACAGCCGTACCTTCTCTGGCTATCCAGTGAATACGCTCGTTGCCTGCGCCACCAATGCATGCAGCTGTGCAAACCTTGGATCTGTACAGGGCGTCTGCCATTGCAGTGAAATGCAAATTGACAAATTCTGGGCAAGGCTTGGGTATCCCCTGCTCGACCGCTTTGCCATAGCCCTTTGCTTGCACAGTGAAAATTTGCTGGTCAGCGAGGTCAATGCACCTACCTTCGACTATGAACGTATACGAGAAGTACGAAAACTGCAGAAGCAACGAAGTGAACAAGAAATCAGGCGTCTACTACCGCTATACACGAAGATTTCCTGCAATACCCAGCTGAGTTTCAGACGTTCATTGCTTTGTTGCAAGCTTGCCAGGACCATTGCAGACTATGAAGGAAAAATTTTGGTAACACAAGCAATTATGCAAGAGGCCGAACAATTATACCTTCTTCCCAAAGACCGACATTATCACTAG
- a CDS encoding MATE family efflux transporter, translating to MEHDMSSGKPARLLFFFMLPILGGNLFQQFYSMVDTFVVGRYVGVDALAAVGATGSMTFLILGFVVGLTAGFSVIISQKFGAKDPVSMRKAVAMSILSACFLSVVVSTLALLTARPLLVMLKTPLNIIDDSYAYLIIIYIGIVATIYYNLLAAILRALGDSRSPLYFLLIASALNVAGDLIAVIGLQMGVKGVAIATVLSQTISALLCLIYIYKRYPSLHLSAQDWKIDWSMISRLLRIGLPSALQFSVCAIGVMIVQSVINQSGSDTVAAYSVGVRIEQLVTQPLVTLGLAMATFSAQNLGSGHLDRVRQGVRSAVLLCVLFSMIALGLIFLFGKQLALLFIEPSEILVVEQTVQYLHIISYFFIPLGMIFVFRNTCQGLGSGLIPMLSSIQELIFRGLVAFTLPPLIGYIGICLSSPIAWISAALLLLIAYRLQYAKLSHLLKQ from the coding sequence ATGGAACACGACATGAGCAGTGGAAAACCCGCTCGCTTGCTATTCTTCTTTATGTTGCCGATTCTCGGCGGAAACCTTTTTCAACAATTCTATTCAATGGTCGATACATTCGTGGTTGGCCGCTATGTAGGCGTCGATGCACTTGCAGCGGTGGGAGCCACCGGTTCGATGACCTTTCTCATTCTTGGCTTTGTAGTAGGCCTTACTGCAGGCTTTTCCGTAATCATCAGCCAAAAGTTCGGGGCAAAGGATCCAGTAAGCATGCGAAAAGCAGTTGCCATGAGCATACTCAGCGCCTGCTTTCTCTCGGTAGTGGTCTCAACACTTGCCTTACTGACGGCCAGACCTCTTCTGGTCATGCTCAAAACCCCTTTGAACATCATCGACGATTCCTATGCATACCTGATCATCATCTATATAGGAATTGTGGCAACCATCTATTACAACCTTCTAGCAGCCATTCTCCGAGCCCTGGGAGACAGCCGCTCTCCTTTGTATTTTCTCTTGATAGCATCCGCACTCAACGTCGCAGGCGACCTCATCGCCGTCATCGGCTTACAGATGGGGGTGAAAGGTGTTGCCATAGCCACCGTCCTAAGCCAAACAATTTCCGCGCTGCTGTGCCTTATCTATATCTATAAGCGGTATCCAAGCCTCCATCTGAGCGCCCAGGACTGGAAAATCGATTGGTCCATGATCAGCAGGCTGCTTCGTATTGGACTTCCCAGCGCTCTTCAGTTCTCCGTGTGCGCTATCGGGGTAATGATCGTCCAGTCGGTAATCAATCAAAGCGGAAGTGACACTGTTGCTGCCTATTCGGTAGGGGTAAGGATAGAACAACTGGTTACCCAGCCTTTGGTAACCCTCGGCTTGGCCATGGCTACCTTCAGTGCTCAGAACCTAGGGTCGGGACACCTCGATCGCGTCAGACAGGGAGTCCGCAGCGCCGTTCTCTTATGCGTACTCTTCAGTATGATTGCCCTGGGTTTGATATTCCTTTTTGGAAAACAACTTGCACTGTTGTTTATCGAACCGTCGGAAATACTGGTGGTGGAGCAGACTGTTCAATACCTGCATATCATTTCTTACTTTTTCATTCCACTAGGGATGATTTTTGTCTTCCGCAATACCTGTCAAGGACTCGGCTCAGGCCTCATCCCCATGCTCTCATCCATCCAGGAGCTCATTTTTCGAGGCTTGGTTGCCTTTACCTTACCCCCGCTCATCGGGTATATCGGCATCTGCCTGTCCAGCCCCATTGCATGGATATCCGCAGCACTGTTGCTACTGATCGCCTACAGACTCCAATACGCAAAACTTTCGCATCTGCTGAAGCAATAG
- a CDS encoding L-fucose/L-arabinose isomerase family protein, protein MNNMEHVRLGLVAVSRSCFPRMLSEKRRIAVKKAYKGDLYECPVIVENEKDMLGALKDLEQHQINALVVFLGNFGPETPETLLAKHFAGPVMYVAAAEGDGDLHDGRGDAYCGMLNCSYNLKLRSLQAYIPEYPIGTDREVADMIESFVPIARTVLSLKKLKIISFGPRPQDFLACNAPIQGLFDLGVEIEENSELDLLVAYNKHADDPRIPSLVAEMQSQIGSSPYAGILDRLAQYELTLLDWAEEHKGERDYVAFANKCWPAFQTEFKFVPCYVNSRLTERGIPVSCEVDIYGALSEYIGLCVTEIPVTLLDINNTVPAPMYEEHIRTKRPYRNDDLFMGFHCGNTACSLLRNPHMGYQLIMKRDLEPELKHPDITRGTMEGDLISGPVTIYRLQSNARGQLKAYIAEGEVLDVPTSSFGSIGIIGIDEMARFYRYVLLAKAYPHHTAVAFRHAGKALFDVFRYLGIEDIAYNQKPEHPYANENPFKH, encoded by the coding sequence ATGAACAATATGGAACACGTTCGGTTGGGCTTGGTTGCGGTAAGCAGAAGTTGCTTTCCTCGAATGTTGTCTGAAAAAAGACGAATAGCGGTAAAAAAGGCTTACAAAGGTGATTTGTATGAGTGCCCTGTCATCGTGGAAAACGAAAAGGATATGCTCGGCGCCCTCAAGGATTTGGAACAGCATCAGATTAATGCCTTGGTAGTGTTTTTGGGAAATTTCGGACCGGAAACACCGGAAACACTGTTGGCAAAACATTTTGCAGGGCCGGTTATGTATGTAGCTGCAGCCGAAGGGGATGGGGATTTGCATGATGGCAGGGGTGATGCGTATTGCGGCATGCTCAACTGCAGCTACAATCTCAAGCTTCGTTCCTTGCAAGCATATATCCCCGAGTATCCGATTGGAACCGACCGCGAGGTCGCAGACATGATAGAATCTTTTGTTCCGATTGCCCGTACGGTTCTCTCGCTGAAAAAGTTGAAAATTATCAGTTTTGGGCCCAGACCGCAGGATTTTCTTGCCTGCAACGCCCCTATCCAGGGATTGTTTGACTTGGGGGTGGAGATAGAAGAGAATAGTGAGCTTGATCTTCTTGTTGCGTACAATAAGCATGCCGATGATCCGAGAATACCTTCATTGGTGGCAGAAATGCAGAGCCAAATCGGTTCCAGCCCCTATGCCGGGATTCTGGATCGCTTGGCTCAATATGAGTTGACTTTGCTTGACTGGGCCGAGGAGCACAAGGGTGAGCGGGACTATGTTGCATTCGCCAATAAATGCTGGCCGGCTTTCCAGACCGAGTTCAAGTTTGTTCCTTGTTATGTGAACAGTCGTCTGACTGAACGGGGCATCCCCGTCAGTTGCGAAGTCGATATTTACGGTGCTTTAAGTGAGTATATCGGTTTGTGCGTCACCGAAATTCCGGTCACCTTGTTGGATATCAACAACACCGTCCCCGCGCCAATGTATGAAGAACACATCAGGACCAAGCGTCCGTATCGCAACGACGATCTGTTTATGGGTTTTCATTGCGGCAATACTGCTTGCTCGTTACTTAGGAATCCACACATGGGTTACCAGCTGATCATGAAGCGAGATCTTGAACCTGAATTGAAGCATCCTGATATCACGCGGGGAACCATGGAAGGGGACCTGATCAGTGGTCCTGTTACCATTTACCGGCTGCAATCGAATGCCCGAGGACAGTTGAAAGCGTATATTGCTGAAGGCGAAGTGCTTGACGTTCCCACCTCAAGCTTTGGAAGCATCGGGATTATCGGCATTGATGAAATGGCACGATTCTATCGCTATGTGCTTTTAGCCAAAGCCTATCCACATCATACGGCAGTTGCCTTCAGGCATGCGGGGAAAGCGCTGTTCGATGTCTTCCGCTATTTGGGAATCGAGGATATCGCGTACAACCAGAAACCAGAGCACCCCTATGCAAATGAAAATCCCTTCAAGCATTAG
- a CDS encoding M42 family metallopeptidase, translating to MSQLSRIQKICDANGISGFEDEVVLAIRQEAGELGHFAEDSLRNLYLYRTENTENKPVVLLDAHTDEVGFMVKCIRDDGMLEFIPIGGWVSSNVPAHLVRVQTNLGKTIPGIVGSKPPHYQSESERKSAPDIASMYIDIGARSVEEALSMGVDIASPIIPDAVCIYNENNNLLFGKAFDCRLGCTTIIDVLEDLKGEQLQVNLVAGFASQEEVGCRGAQLTARKVKPDVAICFEGSPADDTFLPPYQQQTIVGKGPMLRFIDSKMITNPRFQQFALDIAKEFDIPVQKGVRNGGATNASALHLSEQGIPTIVIGIPVRYAHTHWGVSSLDDVQNSVRLGRAILTRLNEQIIATF from the coding sequence ATGAGTCAACTTTCCAGAATACAAAAAATTTGTGATGCCAACGGTATCAGCGGTTTTGAGGATGAAGTCGTCCTGGCAATTCGACAGGAAGCTGGGGAACTCGGTCATTTTGCCGAGGATTCACTGAGGAATCTCTATCTCTATCGGACAGAGAACACAGAGAACAAGCCGGTGGTATTGCTGGATGCCCATACCGATGAAGTAGGATTCATGGTCAAATGCATCAGAGACGATGGCATGCTGGAATTCATACCGATCGGTGGTTGGGTCTCCTCCAATGTTCCGGCGCACTTGGTGAGGGTACAGACCAATCTTGGAAAAACCATTCCAGGCATCGTAGGATCAAAACCCCCTCACTACCAGAGCGAGTCAGAACGCAAGAGTGCTCCCGATATCGCCTCAATGTATATCGATATCGGTGCCAGAAGTGTAGAAGAAGCCCTTAGCATGGGCGTGGATATTGCTAGTCCCATTATTCCTGATGCAGTATGCATCTACAATGAGAACAACAATCTGCTCTTCGGCAAGGCTTTCGATTGCCGCCTTGGTTGTACCACCATTATCGATGTGCTGGAGGATTTGAAAGGTGAACAATTGCAGGTCAACCTGGTTGCTGGTTTTGCCAGCCAGGAAGAAGTCGGTTGCCGGGGAGCTCAACTTACTGCACGCAAAGTGAAACCCGACGTGGCTATTTGCTTCGAGGGAAGTCCAGCCGACGATACATTCCTGCCTCCCTATCAACAACAGACGATTGTCGGTAAAGGCCCCATGCTCCGGTTCATCGACTCAAAGATGATCACCAATCCGCGTTTCCAGCAGTTTGCTCTGGATATTGCAAAGGAATTTGACATACCCGTTCAGAAAGGTGTACGCAACGGAGGGGCGACAAACGCATCCGCCCTCCATTTGTCGGAGCAGGGAATCCCAACCATCGTCATCGGAATCCCGGTACGGTATGCTCATACGCATTGGGGAGTAAGCAGCCTCGACGATGTTCAGAACTCTGTCAGGTTGGGCCGTGCCATTCTGACTCGCCTGAACGAACAAATCATCGCAACATTTTGA
- a CDS encoding aldehyde dehydrogenase, producing MNEIQLCLSEMQTFFQSGATLSITWRKEQLRRLKEGIRSYEKQILNALHEDLGKTDFEGFATELGIIYAELDEHLKHLDTWSAKHRVKGSILSFPSKAYTIAQPLGIVLIMSPWNYPFQLTIAPLISAIAAGNCVILKPSRYSTHTSQIIEELLSKLFYSNHVATFQGGAEMNQELLKHRYDHIFFTGSPQVGKLVMESAAKTITPVTLELGGKSPVIVEADADIPLAARRIIWGKCLNVGQTCVAPDYVLVERKVHNALIEQMKIAITAMFGSDPLHASDLGHIINEKHFSRLIGLFECGTLAWGGQIDPRTRRIAPTIITEPKLDSALMQEEIFGPILPIIAYDTFEQALGFVQKREHPLALYFFSNNKQHQKTVLSSVSFGGGCINDVIMHLSNTALPFGGVGNSGMGCYHGREGFKTFSHTKSILEGKTWLEIKLRYAPYRGKLSLIKRLFP from the coding sequence ATGAATGAGATCCAGCTTTGTCTGAGTGAGATGCAGACGTTTTTCCAAAGCGGGGCTACACTGAGCATCACTTGGAGGAAAGAGCAGCTGCGGCGCCTCAAGGAAGGCATTCGTTCCTATGAAAAGCAAATCCTCAATGCTCTGCATGAAGACTTGGGAAAAACCGACTTCGAGGGGTTTGCCACCGAATTGGGTATCATTTATGCAGAATTGGACGAACATCTGAAGCATCTGGATACTTGGTCGGCTAAGCATCGCGTCAAGGGCAGTATCCTTTCCTTCCCCTCCAAAGCCTATACCATCGCACAACCGTTGGGAATTGTACTGATCATGAGCCCTTGGAACTATCCTTTCCAGCTCACCATCGCCCCATTGATCAGTGCAATTGCCGCCGGCAATTGCGTCATCCTCAAACCCTCACGGTACAGCACCCATACTTCCCAGATAATCGAGGAACTCCTTTCCAAACTTTTCTACAGCAACCATGTGGCCACGTTCCAAGGCGGAGCGGAGATGAATCAGGAGTTGCTGAAGCATCGCTATGACCATATTTTCTTCACCGGAAGCCCCCAAGTGGGCAAGCTGGTTATGGAGAGTGCTGCCAAGACTATCACCCCGGTCACCTTGGAACTGGGGGGGAAGAGCCCGGTTATCGTCGAAGCAGATGCAGACATTCCTTTGGCGGCACGACGCATAATATGGGGCAAGTGCCTGAACGTAGGACAGACATGCGTAGCTCCCGATTATGTCCTGGTCGAACGAAAGGTCCACAATGCCTTGATCGAACAGATGAAAATCGCCATCACAGCGATGTTCGGTTCAGACCCTTTGCACGCAAGCGACCTTGGACACATCATCAATGAAAAACACTTTTCCCGGCTCATCGGCCTTTTCGAGTGCGGAACGCTTGCATGGGGCGGACAGATTGATCCAAGAACACGGCGCATCGCACCTACCATCATTACCGAACCGAAGCTTGACTCTGCACTGATGCAGGAAGAAATTTTCGGTCCCATTCTTCCCATCATCGCCTATGATACCTTTGAACAAGCCCTTGGCTTTGTACAGAAGAGGGAACATCCTTTGGCTCTGTATTTCTTCTCCAATAACAAGCAACACCAAAAAACCGTCCTCTCCTCGGTCAGCTTTGGCGGTGGTTGCATAAACGATGTCATCATGCACCTTTCGAATACCGCCCTTCCCTTCGGGGGTGTCGGCAACAGTGGCATGGGGTGCTATCACGGCAGAGAGGGATTCAAAACCTTCAGCCATACAAAAAGCATCCTTGAAGGTAAAACTTGGCTTGAAATTAAGCTTCGGTATGCCCCGTATCGTGGTAAGCTATCACTCATCAAACGACTATTTCCCTGA
- a CDS encoding DegT/DnrJ/EryC1/StrS family aminotransferase, whose translation MALIPFYKPTLRRKDMDAVLQTMVDERIGPGERKNVFLNQFCEMVGAKGGLALRSYVDALSCALVSCNLGPHAKIGVSILSPSWYQNVADALGFELVCGDIEAEHGCLAQQEALRLVDQGCSALLIHQPMCQIPFACDYKQLGVPVIEDITQSLASEYEEQKSGGYGDMVLCAFEEDSIVSTAGGAAIVYTKDSYQPMVKAFAQHVRPYIELPDMNAALGMIQLAALPEQLSKRRELYGLFAKSLLKTSHRVFGIGNIDFQPNGYGFCVALDSKPEDAIKFANKYQVSAKKTFTDTLASQASDRFDLYPKAIPLFLRAISLPIYPFLKQSEVELLIKVISHLS comes from the coding sequence GTGGCATTGATTCCTTTCTATAAACCCACCTTACGCAGAAAAGATATGGATGCTGTTTTGCAAACCATGGTCGATGAACGTATAGGCCCCGGTGAACGAAAGAATGTATTTCTCAACCAGTTTTGTGAAATGGTCGGAGCCAAAGGCGGTCTTGCCCTGCGCTCCTATGTGGATGCCCTCAGTTGTGCATTGGTTTCCTGCAATCTCGGACCCCATGCAAAAATCGGGGTTAGCATTCTTTCTCCCTCCTGGTATCAGAACGTTGCGGATGCATTGGGTTTTGAACTTGTGTGTGGTGACATAGAAGCGGAACACGGATGCCTTGCGCAACAAGAAGCTTTGCGACTTGTCGACCAAGGATGCAGTGCCCTTTTGATTCACCAACCCATGTGCCAAATCCCTTTTGCTTGCGACTACAAGCAGCTGGGCGTTCCAGTCATCGAGGACATCACACAAAGTCTTGCAAGCGAGTACGAAGAGCAAAAATCCGGAGGCTACGGGGATATGGTTCTCTGCGCCTTTGAGGAGGATAGCATTGTCAGTACCGCTGGAGGTGCTGCCATTGTCTATACCAAGGATTCCTATCAACCTATGGTGAAAGCTTTTGCCCAGCATGTTCGACCGTACATCGAATTACCCGATATGAATGCAGCGTTGGGTATGATTCAGTTGGCAGCGTTGCCTGAGCAACTTTCAAAGCGTCGGGAATTGTACGGCCTCTTCGCCAAATCGCTGCTTAAGACATCGCATCGTGTCTTTGGCATTGGGAATATCGATTTCCAGCCCAACGGATACGGTTTTTGTGTTGCTCTGGATTCAAAACCTGAAGATGCCATAAAGTTTGCCAACAAGTACCAGGTTTCGGCCAAAAAGACTTTCACCGATACGCTTGCCAGTCAAGCGAGCGATCGCTTCGATCTCTACCCAAAGGCAATTCCGCTCTTTCTCAGAGCTATTTCATTACCCATTTACCCGTTTCTCAAACAGTCTGAAGTTGAACTGCTGATAAAAGTTATTTCCCACTTGAGCTAA
- a CDS encoding chloride channel protein — translation MDHTRRNISIPLLAWTVRALLLGLLVGPIISLLTFLVAKAGAIRSDYPWILLCIPLGALLTALLYQKLGPYLKDGGSQVIDLINQGILDIAHPTSIGYENDRDVHKQRISTKMAPLLLFNTFITHLVGASGGKEGVGVQLGASIGSYVSRLEQNIFRHPQSIQQKGIWLISGAGAAFGALFNAPIAGTLFGMQFSNPRVNRTDALLPCLIASFTACLASQALHMHTLVPVRAESFPIDLRTLLILLVLSMMLGLASRLFCHLIHLTKKLFSRITPNPYKKALLASMLLLAASLAIYGITGSFAYNGLSLDLIIQAEYGTTSKLAPLFKLLLTALTIGSGFVGGEVIPILVIGATTGAIFGSWLPIPVSALSMFGAIGMLSGSTKLPLACFVLGLELYGFGNPTSLFFCLQYCLPFQWTALNL, via the coding sequence ATGGACCATACAAGACGCAATATCTCAATTCCTCTACTGGCTTGGACTGTACGAGCTTTACTGCTCGGCTTATTGGTTGGACCGATCATCAGCTTGTTGACCTTCCTTGTAGCAAAGGCAGGTGCAATCAGATCCGATTATCCCTGGATTCTCTTGTGCATTCCCCTCGGCGCCCTACTCACCGCCCTTCTCTATCAGAAACTCGGTCCTTATCTGAAGGACGGTGGCTCTCAAGTGATCGACCTGATCAACCAGGGGATTCTCGATATCGCCCATCCAACCAGCATCGGCTATGAGAACGACCGCGATGTTCACAAACAGAGAATATCCACAAAAATGGCACCCTTGCTGCTTTTCAACACCTTCATCACCCACCTTGTCGGAGCATCGGGCGGCAAGGAAGGGGTCGGAGTGCAGTTAGGTGCATCCATCGGCAGCTATGTCTCCCGTCTCGAACAGAACATATTCAGGCATCCCCAAAGCATCCAACAGAAGGGAATCTGGCTGATCAGTGGGGCAGGAGCTGCCTTCGGCGCCCTATTCAACGCCCCGATTGCAGGTACCCTGTTCGGGATGCAGTTCTCCAACCCCCGCGTCAACCGTACTGATGCCCTGCTCCCCTGCCTGATTGCCTCATTCACCGCCTGCCTGGCAAGCCAAGCACTGCATATGCACACCTTGGTTCCTGTACGTGCCGAATCCTTTCCAATCGACCTGCGCACCCTATTGATCCTCCTGGTGCTCTCCATGATGCTCGGATTGGCAAGCAGACTCTTCTGCCATCTGATCCACCTGACCAAAAAGCTGTTTTCCCGTATTACGCCTAATCCTTACAAAAAAGCTTTGCTTGCAAGCATGCTCCTATTGGCAGCTTCCCTAGCCATCTATGGCATTACCGGTTCATTTGCCTACAACGGTCTCTCCCTTGATTTAATCATCCAAGCCGAATACGGCACTACCAGCAAATTAGCTCCGCTCTTCAAGCTTCTGCTTACTGCCCTGACCATCGGAAGCGGTTTTGTCGGAGGTGAGGTGATTCCCATCCTTGTCATAGGAGCAACCACCGGTGCAATCTTCGGATCGTGGTTGCCCATTCCTGTTTCGGCACTCTCCATGTTTGGGGCCATCGGCATGCTCAGCGGCAGTACCAAATTGCCCCTTGCCTGCTTTGTACTGGGACTTGAGCTTTATGGCTTCGGCAATCCAACTTCCCTCTTTTTTTGTTTGCAGTATTGCCTACCTTTTCAGTGGACGGCTCTCAATCTATGA
- a CDS encoding L-ribulose-5-phosphate 4-epimerase: MLKELKERVCEANLLLQTYKLITFTWGNVSEVDENRELMVIKPSGVPYAELTPSSMVVIELATGKQVEGTYNPSSDTPTHRYLFNHFEKVNAVVHTHSRWATIFAQAGRGIPALGTTHADYFYGEIPCTRALTSAEIQGEYERETGKVIVERFSKLDPKSIPAVLVHSHGPFCWADNAVKAVEYAVVLEEVAMMAYHSILLKDATQKPMDQYLLDKHYLRKHGAQAYYGQNR, encoded by the coding sequence ATGCTCAAAGAGTTGAAAGAAAGAGTTTGTGAAGCAAATTTGCTGCTGCAAACCTATAAGTTGATCACCTTTACCTGGGGTAATGTCTCCGAGGTCGATGAGAACCGTGAGTTGATGGTCATCAAACCATCAGGGGTCCCGTATGCTGAGCTTACTCCCTCATCCATGGTAGTGATCGAGCTGGCAACCGGCAAGCAAGTGGAGGGTACCTACAATCCTTCCAGCGACACCCCGACACATCGCTATCTGTTCAATCATTTTGAAAAAGTCAATGCCGTTGTACATACCCATAGCAGGTGGGCTACCATTTTTGCCCAAGCGGGAAGGGGTATTCCAGCACTGGGTACAACCCATGCCGATTATTTCTATGGTGAGATTCCCTGTACCCGTGCCCTTACAAGCGCCGAAATCCAGGGAGAGTATGAACGAGAGACAGGCAAGGTGATTGTTGAACGTTTTTCGAAACTCGACCCCAAAAGCATTCCCGCAGTTCTGGTACACAGCCACGGGCCGTTCTGTTGGGCGGATAATGCCGTCAAGGCCGTAGAGTATGCGGTGGTGCTCGAGGAAGTGGCAATGATGGCTTACCACTCGATATTGCTTAAAGACGCCACTCAAAAGCCTATGGATCAGTATCTGCTGGACAAGCATTATTTACGAAAACACGGTGCTCAGGCATATTATGGTCAGAACCGGTAA
- a CDS encoding cation:proton antiporter: MAFSLASVVLLCLFLDWLLTKVHVPALIGMLFVGMLFGPAVLNILDSSLLAVGSDLRMIALIVILLRSGLELSRESLHKVGLQAIFLSFLPALFETLTVMLIGPYFLGLSLLESAILGCVLGAVSPAVVVPMMVTFIQEKRGTQKGIPTLVLAGASMDDVTVIVAFSIVLGLYVGDTVNLAWTVAGIPLSIAFGIVIGLAIGLVLIRIFEQFNPRATKRVLAMLMICILLVHLGDVLDSRHIPFAALLSVMAIGFIILEKREHMAHELSSKLGKIWIFAQILLFAMVGSQVDLAAAQEVGVKGILLILIALAGRSVGTYFCTLGSGFTAKEKAFIVISYLPKATVQAAIGATPLAVMGMHGMPTGAGQVILAVAVMSIVLTAPLGAIALNWAGHHLLSIDTRETFSSLQAIQESQHEGAAT; this comes from the coding sequence ATGGCTTTCAGTCTTGCTTCCGTGGTTTTGTTGTGTTTGTTTTTGGATTGGCTTTTAACCAAGGTGCACGTACCTGCACTCATCGGCATGCTTTTTGTGGGCATGCTCTTCGGTCCTGCAGTCCTGAACATATTGGACAGCTCGCTGCTTGCTGTAGGCTCTGACTTGCGGATGATCGCCCTGATAGTTATCCTGCTTCGCTCGGGGTTGGAACTCTCCCGGGAGAGCCTGCATAAAGTAGGGCTGCAGGCCATCTTTCTCTCCTTTCTTCCCGCTTTATTTGAAACCCTAACCGTCATGCTCATCGGCCCCTATTTTTTGGGACTCTCACTTCTTGAGAGTGCCATCCTTGGCTGTGTTCTGGGCGCGGTATCACCTGCTGTGGTGGTACCTATGATGGTGACCTTCATCCAGGAGAAGCGAGGCACACAGAAAGGAATCCCCACCCTTGTGCTCGCCGGAGCCAGTATGGACGATGTCACCGTCATTGTAGCTTTCAGCATCGTTCTTGGCCTGTATGTAGGCGATACCGTGAACTTGGCGTGGACCGTGGCAGGTATTCCCCTTTCAATAGCATTCGGAATAGTCATCGGTTTGGCAATCGGCCTTGTTTTGATACGGATATTTGAACAGTTCAACCCGCGTGCGACCAAACGGGTATTGGCCATGCTGATGATCTGCATACTGTTAGTGCACCTCGGTGATGTTCTTGACTCCCGTCATATTCCCTTTGCTGCGTTGCTGTCGGTAATGGCCATCGGCTTCATAATTCTGGAGAAGCGGGAGCACATGGCCCATGAGCTGTCCTCCAAACTGGGAAAAATCTGGATTTTCGCCCAGATTTTGCTGTTTGCCATGGTAGGCTCGCAAGTCGATCTTGCTGCTGCGCAAGAGGTAGGCGTCAAGGGAATTCTTTTGATTCTCATTGCACTGGCCGGACGAAGCGTCGGCACCTATTTTTGTACGTTGGGAAGTGGCTTTACTGCAAAGGAAAAGGCTTTCATCGTTATTTCCTATCTTCCAAAAGCTACGGTACAGGCAGCCATTGGGGCAACCCCTCTTGCTGTGATGGGCATGCACGGCATGCCTACCGGGGCAGGGCAGGTGATCTTGGCGGTAGCAGTTATGAGTATTGTACTTACAGCACCCTTGGGGGCTATCGCCCTGAATTGGGCAGGCCATCACCTGCTGTCAATCGATACCAGAGAGACTTTCAGCAGCCTGCAGGCGATACAGGAGAGCCAACATGAGGGAGCTGCAACCTAA